One window of Candidatus Leptovillus gracilis genomic DNA carries:
- a CDS encoding beta-propeller fold lactonase family protein, with the protein MTLQNGKSGFGGAIQGNGDGKINAVGVSFIGNESTFSGGAINTNAALNLLGCNFSGNKAGENGGAIRFNGGASEALNIAGSNFAGNIAEEKGGAIALITTSPMSISDAIFSGNIATGSQSDHGGGAIYIDNSYEDNAISIVRSAFNGNLTPGGSGGAMQVAGDIPVTVMNSSFNANISGGSASGRGGGVYVRGGNLNLVKTAFNANVASPKFDNTAGQGGAVYNLGGTVRAANSSFFLNVAGLGQGGALYNNDDTADAIIELRNVTISGNRANSGGAMLNFNAENQRINRIALWNTIIEEGSTGSGGTCAADAPQDNGSNLQYPGTACGAAVASADPLLEAPFFNGGAIASLLTQALGAGSPARDAGSNTVCAAAPVDNEDQRGDPRPKGAACDIGAFEAEPAVAGYGSTPVQPGPIVIGNTSVGVPITNTFAIFETGNTTLTVSNPTLGGANPAEFAVLTPFPLNIPNGSRTVVLQCNGTAVNNHSATLTLSTNDPNLPTVSYTLLCNVQAAPVPGFGSMPAAPGPLDFGAVEVGQSSVLDLTFMETGNATLVMGPIDIAGPNFTEFTFNAFDTTINDGEPPVVLPITCTPQDVGLRTAVITLQTNDPTRPSVTYNLVCEGAPPPSPHLYPPGISYINGQNGLNNMDGMYDVVVSPDGRHVYATAYNSDRIILFSRNPSNGELTQVAAFGHVNLDQPRGIAISPDGQRVYVAGGVSDNFLVYSRNNSSGMLALEDVWTLGAFLPGLDGPEGIAVSPDGRHIYVAANNGDSVVIFYRDSDGFVGYEDTVTDGTNLDGARRLAVSPDGANVYIASFTAAGNGRIATYQRNAQNGTLTFQQLRFEGQLVNCNPLCLFIDGLDGAFDVLVSPDGRHVYTASLNDNAVARFVRGSNGTLTWGGRLKDGSGGIDSLAGARGLEISPDGLSIYVAAYTDKALTVLDRNPNNGAISLRQAIFRNAVTGLPALNGAYSVAVSPDGSSVYTAAYLDDAVVLLQTANPIATLTSLQPASAQVGAPALTLVIEGEGFVPGSIARVNGADRPTTFVTSSRIEASLPASDMAAPGTLSISVFNPTPGGGVSNNSLPFVVRPLNQNPTPSISYLSPQGEAAGGPAFSLALIGSNFVSGAVVQWNGANRPTTFISANEVRAEIGAGDLLLPGTAVIAVINPGPGGGTSNLVSFTVAAPGQNPAPTLTGLTPTAVPARGATSQPLLVTLHGANFVQGAQAHWQGSSRPTTFISSTELQMTLTAYDVAFPGFGTIAVVNPAPGGGESNALTLTLVAYQVYLPMTQR; encoded by the coding sequence ATGACCCTGCAAAACGGCAAGAGCGGCTTTGGCGGGGCCATTCAGGGTAATGGCGATGGCAAAATCAACGCCGTCGGCGTTTCTTTCATCGGCAACGAATCCACTTTCAGCGGCGGGGCCATCAACACCAACGCTGCCCTCAACTTGTTGGGCTGCAATTTCTCCGGCAACAAAGCCGGTGAGAATGGCGGGGCCATCCGCTTCAACGGCGGAGCCAGCGAAGCGCTCAACATTGCTGGCAGCAACTTCGCCGGCAACATCGCCGAGGAAAAAGGCGGAGCCATCGCCCTCATTACCACGTCACCCATGTCCATCAGCGACGCCATCTTTTCCGGCAACATTGCCACCGGGTCACAAAGCGACCACGGCGGTGGGGCCATCTACATAGACAACAGCTACGAAGACAACGCCATCAGCATTGTCCGCAGCGCCTTCAACGGCAACCTGACGCCCGGCGGTTCTGGTGGGGCGATGCAGGTGGCCGGCGATATCCCCGTGACGGTCATGAACTCGTCATTTAACGCCAACATCTCTGGCGGCAGCGCCAGCGGGCGCGGCGGCGGCGTCTATGTGCGCGGCGGCAATCTGAATCTGGTCAAAACCGCCTTCAACGCCAACGTCGCCTCCCCAAAATTCGACAATACTGCCGGGCAGGGGGGCGCGGTGTATAACCTGGGCGGCACGGTGCGGGCAGCCAACAGCTCCTTTTTCCTGAATGTGGCCGGGTTGGGCCAGGGTGGGGCGCTGTACAACAACGACGACACGGCCGACGCCATCATCGAACTGCGCAACGTGACCATTTCCGGCAACCGGGCCAACAGCGGCGGTGCGATGTTGAACTTCAACGCCGAAAACCAGCGCATCAACCGCATCGCCTTGTGGAACACCATCATCGAAGAGGGCAGCACCGGCAGCGGTGGAACCTGCGCCGCCGACGCGCCGCAAGACAACGGCAGCAATCTGCAATACCCGGGCACAGCCTGCGGCGCGGCCGTCGCCAGCGCCGACCCACTGCTGGAAGCGCCCTTTTTTAACGGCGGGGCGATTGCCTCGCTGCTGACGCAGGCGTTGGGCGCGGGCAGCCCGGCGCGAGACGCGGGCAGCAACACGGTTTGCGCTGCCGCGCCGGTGGACAACGAAGACCAGCGCGGCGACCCGCGCCCCAAGGGGGCAGCTTGCGACATCGGCGCGTTTGAGGCGGAACCGGCCGTCGCCGGCTACGGCTCGACGCCGGTGCAGCCGGGACCCATCGTCATTGGCAATACCAGCGTGGGTGTGCCGATCACCAACACGTTTGCCATTTTTGAAACGGGCAACACCACCCTGACGGTGAGCAACCCGACCCTCGGCGGGGCGAATCCGGCGGAGTTTGCCGTGCTGACGCCGTTCCCGCTGAACATCCCCAACGGCAGCCGGACGGTGGTGTTGCAGTGCAACGGCACGGCCGTTAACAACCACAGCGCCACCCTTACGCTGAGTACCAACGACCCAAACCTGCCGACTGTCAGCTATACCTTGCTGTGCAATGTGCAGGCCGCGCCCGTGCCCGGCTTTGGCTCTATGCCGGCCGCGCCCGGCCCGTTGGATTTTGGCGCGGTGGAAGTGGGGCAGTCCAGCGTGCTGGACCTGACCTTCATGGAAACAGGCAACGCCACCCTTGTGATGGGACCGATTGACATTGCCGGCCCCAACTTTACCGAATTCACCTTTAACGCCTTCGACACGACCATCAACGATGGCGAGCCGCCGGTGGTGCTGCCGATCACCTGCACGCCGCAAGATGTAGGGCTGCGCACGGCCGTTATCACCCTGCAAACCAACGACCCGACGCGCCCCAGCGTGACATACAACCTGGTGTGCGAAGGCGCGCCGCCGCCATCGCCCCATCTTTATCCGCCGGGCATCAGCTACATCAACGGGCAAAACGGCCTCAACAACATGGATGGCATGTACGATGTGGTGGTCAGTCCAGACGGCCGTCATGTCTACGCCACCGCTTACAACTCCGACCGTATCATCCTCTTCAGCCGCAACCCGTCCAATGGCGAACTGACGCAGGTTGCTGCCTTCGGCCACGTGAATCTGGACCAACCACGCGGCATCGCCATCAGCCCAGACGGCCAACGAGTGTACGTGGCCGGCGGCGTTTCCGACAATTTCCTGGTCTACAGCCGGAACAACAGCTCTGGCATGTTGGCTCTGGAAGACGTATGGACTTTGGGCGCTTTTCTGCCCGGTCTGGATGGGCCGGAGGGGATTGCTGTCAGTCCCGACGGCCGTCACATCTACGTCGCCGCCAACAATGGTGATTCGGTGGTCATCTTCTACCGCGACAGCGATGGCTTTGTGGGCTACGAAGACACCGTGACCGATGGGACCAACCTGGATGGTGCGCGGCGGTTGGCTGTTAGCCCAGATGGGGCCAATGTGTACATCGCCAGTTTTACCGCGGCGGGCAACGGCCGTATCGCCACCTATCAACGCAACGCGCAAAATGGGACGCTTACTTTCCAACAACTGCGGTTTGAGGGGCAGCTTGTAAACTGCAACCCCCTCTGCCTGTTTATTGATGGGTTGGATGGAGCCTTCGATGTGCTGGTCAGCCCAGATGGACGACACGTTTACACCGCCAGCCTGAACGACAACGCCGTCGCCCGCTTTGTCCGCGGCAGCAACGGCACGCTGACCTGGGGCGGGCGGCTGAAGGATGGCAGCGGCGGCATAGACAGCCTGGCCGGTGCGCGTGGTCTGGAAATCAGCCCCGATGGATTGTCTATTTACGTCGCCGCTTACACCGACAAGGCGCTAACCGTGCTGGACCGCAATCCTAACAATGGGGCCATCTCGCTGCGCCAGGCCATCTTCCGCAATGCGGTTACAGGGCTTCCAGCGCTCAACGGCGCGTACAGCGTGGCCGTCAGCCCGGATGGGTCCAGCGTCTACACGGCGGCTTACCTGGATGACGCTGTGGTGCTGCTGCAAACGGCCAATCCCATCGCCACCCTCACCAGTTTACAGCCGGCCTCGGCGCAGGTGGGCGCGCCGGCCCTGACGCTGGTGATTGAGGGCGAAGGCTTTGTGCCCGGCTCCATCGCCCGCGTGAATGGCGCCGACCGGCCGACGACATTTGTCACTAGCAGCCGCATCGAAGCCAGCCTGCCCGCTTCAGATATGGCCGCGCCGGGCACATTGAGCATCTCGGTGTTTAACCCCACGCCAGGCGGCGGCGTGTCGAACAACAGTTTGCCATTTGTGGTACGGCCGTTAAACCAAAACCCCACGCCGTCCATCAGCTACCTCAGCCCGCAAGGGGAGGCGGCCGGCGGCCCGGCCTTCAGCCTGGCGCTGATTGGCTCGAATTTTGTCTCTGGGGCGGTGGTACAGTGGAATGGGGCCAACCGGCCAACCACCTTTATCAGCGCCAACGAGGTACGGGCGGAGATTGGCGCGGGCGATTTGCTGTTGCCGGGAACGGCCGTTATCGCCGTCATCAATCCAGGGCCGGGTGGGGGTACGTCTAATCTGGTCTCGTTCACCGTGGCCGCGCCGGGGCAAAATCCTGCGCCCACGTTGACCGGGCTGACGCCAACGGCCGTGCCGGCTCGGGGCGCAACCAGCCAACCGCTGCTGGTAACACTGCATGGCGCGAATTTTGTCCAGGGAGCGCAAGCGCATTGGCAGGGCAGCAGCCGCCCCACCACCTTCATCAGCAGCACAGAACTGCAGATGACGCTGACCGCCTATGATGTCGCTTTCCCAGGGTTTGGGACGATTGCGGTGGTGAATCCGGCTCCCGGCGGCGGTGAATCCAATGCGCTGACGCTTACTTTGGTCGCCTACCAGGTATATTTGCCAATGACGCAGCGATAA
- a CDS encoding Rieske (2Fe-2S) protein — MNEATQVSNLSRRRFLALLTHGGWMAALGVSLYQIGRFLDAEGLPNTPSLLVEAGKLADFPPGSTTYVAAARAWLRNDAGYLTALDAVCPHLGCLVQQKITAVSGFQCPCHGSHFGAAGELEQGPAERPLRTLTVQTRPDDTVIILIAD, encoded by the coding sequence ATGAACGAAGCAACACAGGTTTCTAACTTATCCCGCCGCCGTTTTTTGGCCTTGTTGACCCACGGTGGCTGGATGGCCGCGCTGGGGGTGTCGCTTTACCAGATAGGGCGTTTTCTGGACGCGGAGGGGCTGCCCAATACGCCCTCCCTGCTGGTAGAGGCTGGCAAATTGGCCGATTTCCCCCCCGGCTCCACCACTTACGTGGCGGCGGCGCGCGCCTGGCTGCGCAATGACGCCGGTTATCTGACGGCGTTGGACGCGGTGTGTCCCCATTTGGGCTGCCTGGTGCAGCAAAAGATCACGGCCGTTTCCGGGTTCCAATGCCCTTGCCACGGCAGCCACTTTGGCGCGGCCGGGGAATTGGAGCAGGGACCGGCGGAACGGCCGTTGCGCACCCTCACCGTGCAAACCCGCCCCGACGATACCGTTATTATCCTCATCGCCGATTAA
- a CDS encoding cytochrome b N-terminal domain-containing protein, which translates to MNRPSFIARLHPPTLPARETRFSATLGLGGISLLLYLLLIVTGIPLTAAYTPTAAAASESIRAITFILPYGWLLRNLHYWTAVLLLLSGALHLLRVVLTGGYKPPRRLNWLLGLAALLLSLLLSFSGYVLRWDVDTVGALTVAANTIRQTPLLGGWFYGLLVGGPDIADATLVRFHTWHTLGLSLPVLFLLGWHVFRARRNGGWATRQSAAAAQPPDVRLMWREWRQRAGVAVLALLCLLMGLALWLDAPLAPAVDGVNILVTAVTPIIITPWFLVWIQALLRHLPPLLAGIVIPLALLALLALLPWTLDRTQTGVGVWFNREGRWAQVVVLFLFSALVSLTLWEWWR; encoded by the coding sequence ATGAACCGCCCCAGTTTTATTGCCCGCCTGCATCCCCCAACTCTGCCTGCCCGCGAAACTCGCTTTAGCGCCACGTTGGGGCTGGGGGGCATCTCTCTGCTGTTGTACTTGCTCCTTATCGTCACCGGCATCCCGTTGACGGCCGCGTACACGCCCACAGCCGCCGCCGCCAGCGAATCCATCCGCGCCATCACCTTTATCCTGCCTTATGGCTGGCTGCTGCGCAACCTGCATTACTGGACGGCCGTTTTGCTGCTGCTTAGTGGCGCGCTGCATCTGCTGCGCGTCGTCCTGACCGGTGGCTACAAGCCGCCGCGCCGTTTGAACTGGCTGTTAGGGCTGGCGGCGCTGCTGCTCAGTCTGCTCCTCAGCTTTTCCGGCTATGTGCTGCGTTGGGATGTAGACACCGTCGGCGCATTGACAGTGGCCGCCAACACCATCCGCCAGACGCCGCTGCTGGGCGGCTGGTTCTATGGTTTATTGGTCGGCGGTCCAGATATTGCCGACGCCACCCTGGTGCGGTTTCACACCTGGCATACCCTCGGCCTCAGTCTCCCGGTTCTGTTTCTGCTTGGCTGGCACGTCTTTCGCGCGCGCCGCAATGGCGGCTGGGCAACCAGGCAATCGGCCGCCGCGGCTCAGCCGCCGGACGTTCGCCTCATGTGGCGCGAATGGCGGCAGCGGGCAGGGGTGGCCGTGTTGGCTCTGTTGTGCCTGCTCATGGGGTTGGCTTTGTGGCTGGATGCGCCGTTGGCTCCGGCAGTGGATGGGGTGAATATTCTGGTTACGGCCGTTACCCCCATCATCATCACCCCCTGGTTTTTAGTATGGATTCAAGCCCTGCTGCGCCACCTGCCGCCGCTGCTGGCCGGGATTGTGATCCCGTTGGCGCTGTTGGCGCTGTTGGCGCTGCTGCCCTGGACGCTGGATCGTACCCAGACGGGTGTGGGCGTCTGGTTTAACCGGGAAGGGCGGTGGGCGCAGGTGGTGGTATTGTTTTTGTTCAGCGCCCTTGTGTCGCTGACGCTGTGGGAGTGGTGGCGATGA
- a CDS encoding PocR ligand-binding domain-containing protein, whose product MEELLTAKQVQEHLQVDRTTIYRMLKDGRLQGVKVGQQWRFPRPEVEALLSGAPAPDHNAPQLSRDILPVHCFQAIQDVSAEAVDVGAIITDTEGVPITTISHSCAFCNLILNTESGQQACIESWRKLAHQHEKLPQFSTCHAGFQYARARIEVDGVAPAMFVAGQFFTAPPDTAVRQAQIERLAEKHGLDAAELAAADRDTHVLNEATQAKISRWLQKLADTFAIISLERADMLNRLQRIADLSGLTRG is encoded by the coding sequence ATGGAAGAACTACTAACCGCCAAACAAGTACAGGAACATCTCCAGGTAGACCGCACCACAATCTACCGCATGTTGAAAGACGGCCGTCTCCAGGGCGTCAAAGTTGGTCAACAGTGGCGCTTCCCCCGGCCAGAAGTGGAAGCGCTGCTCTCCGGCGCGCCCGCGCCAGACCACAACGCCCCCCAATTATCCAGAGACATATTACCCGTCCACTGCTTCCAGGCCATCCAGGATGTCAGCGCTGAAGCGGTAGACGTAGGCGCGATCATCACTGATACCGAAGGTGTGCCCATCACCACCATTAGCCACTCCTGCGCTTTCTGCAACCTCATCCTTAACACAGAATCCGGCCAACAGGCGTGCATCGAATCCTGGCGAAAATTGGCGCATCAACACGAAAAACTGCCCCAATTTTCCACCTGCCACGCCGGCTTCCAATATGCGCGGGCGCGGATTGAGGTGGATGGCGTGGCCCCGGCCATGTTTGTCGCCGGTCAATTTTTTACAGCGCCGCCCGACACGGCCGTTCGTCAGGCGCAGATTGAGCGGTTAGCCGAAAAACATGGTCTGGATGCGGCCGAATTAGCCGCCGCCGACCGCGACACACACGTTCTAAACGAAGCGACGCAGGCCAAAATCAGCCGATGGCTGCAAAAGTTGGCCGACACCTTCGCCATCATCAGCCTGGAACGGGCCGATATGCTCAATCGCTTGCAGCGCATAGCCGACCTGAGCGGATTAACGCGGGGATGA
- the nrfD gene encoding polysulfide reductase NrfD — MFIKKVIDEIKSLSVGYYILAVIAAAGLSVGAYRLYAGLGETTNLSKAFPWGIWISFDLSTVAFSGGAFTLAALVYVFHLHGLHAAVRPTVLAGLIGYSSVLVILFMDLGRWDRFYHFLIFPNINSALFEVSWCIALYSTILIYELSPVFLQESRFSGLLPFIEKWTMPLVIAGVTLSTLHQSSLGTLFIVMSSRLHPLWYSLFLPVFFLISSLAAGLAMVISGAIVSYWVFKRTLPKHIIAELAWFIPWVLGIYLVLKLGELLITDELHLMLTSGVYTVLFLTELFVGVVLPIILLSFEKVRNSRVGALTGALLVLAGVTLNRFNASWFAIRPLDGGIYKPHWMEVAILVGVAASAVLVYSLVAHYFPVFDETVVVVAPAEADGRQPRQSLQPAAAD, encoded by the coding sequence ATGTTCATCAAAAAGGTCATAGACGAGATCAAATCTTTGTCGGTCGGTTATTACATTTTGGCGGTCATTGCCGCCGCCGGGCTGTCGGTCGGCGCATACCGTTTGTACGCCGGGCTGGGCGAAACGACCAATCTTAGCAAAGCCTTTCCCTGGGGCATCTGGATCAGCTTCGATCTATCCACCGTCGCTTTTTCTGGCGGCGCGTTTACCCTGGCGGCGCTGGTGTACGTTTTTCATCTGCATGGCCTGCACGCGGCCGTGCGCCCCACCGTGTTGGCCGGGCTGATCGGCTATTCCTCGGTGCTGGTCATCTTGTTTATGGATTTAGGGCGTTGGGACCGCTTTTACCACTTCCTGATTTTCCCCAACATCAACTCGGCGCTGTTTGAGGTCAGCTGGTGCATCGCCCTCTACTCCACCATTTTAATCTACGAATTGAGTCCGGTCTTCCTGCAAGAATCTCGCTTCAGCGGCCTCCTGCCGTTCATCGAAAAATGGACCATGCCCCTGGTGATTGCCGGCGTCACGCTGTCTACTTTGCATCAATCGTCGTTGGGCACGTTGTTTATCGTCATGTCTTCGCGGCTGCATCCCTTGTGGTATTCGCTGTTTTTGCCGGTCTTTTTCCTGATCTCTTCACTGGCGGCCGGTCTGGCTATGGTCATCAGTGGGGCCATCGTGAGCTATTGGGTGTTCAAACGAACCCTGCCAAAACATATCATCGCCGAATTGGCCTGGTTCATCCCCTGGGTGTTGGGTATTTACCTGGTGTTGAAATTGGGCGAACTGCTGATCACCGACGAGCTGCATCTTATGTTGACCAGTGGTGTGTATACCGTGTTGTTTTTGACGGAGTTGTTTGTGGGCGTGGTGCTGCCCATCATCCTGCTTTCCTTTGAAAAGGTCCGCAATAGTCGGGTGGGCGCGTTAACCGGGGCGCTGTTGGTGTTGGCCGGGGTCACGTTGAACCGGTTTAATGCCTCCTGGTTTGCCATCCGGCCGCTGGACGGGGGCATTTATAAGCCCCATTGGATGGAGGTAGCAATTTTGGTCGGCGTAGCCGCCAGCGCTGTTCTGGTATACTCGCTGGTCGCCCACTACTTTCCTGTATTTGATGAAACGGTGGTGGTGGTGGCGCCGGCCGAGGCCGACGGCCGTCAACCGCGCCAATCGTTACAACCAGCCGCCGCCGATTAA
- a CDS encoding 4Fe-4S dicluster domain-containing protein, whose amino-acid sequence MSEKITSEKEFGFLIDASRCIDCRACLVACSVENEVPNTISRIWIKETGVTGQFPNLSRYSAPYHCMHCDDPSCVSACTVGALQRDANGIVTYDIDRCIGCRYCMYACPFEVPNFEWEAQLPLIVKCDMCVARLGEGEAEPACAATCPTDAIMFGEKSSMLAQAHQRIDLNPDKYVDHVYGETENGGTSTFYVSPVPFEEMGFPTGGSISPAYSNRLVTHGTPAVAGSVAIGLSGIYLTIKRHHAGPLVAGAEGEGETAVAPTPDETTEA is encoded by the coding sequence ATGTCAGAAAAAATAACCAGCGAAAAAGAATTTGGCTTTCTCATTGACGCCTCGCGCTGTATTGACTGCCGCGCCTGCCTGGTAGCGTGCAGCGTCGAAAACGAAGTGCCTAATACCATCTCCCGCATTTGGATCAAAGAAACGGGTGTCACCGGGCAGTTTCCCAATCTGTCTCGTTATTCGGCTCCCTACCATTGTATGCACTGCGACGATCCGTCGTGCGTATCCGCCTGCACGGTGGGCGCGCTGCAACGGGACGCCAACGGCATTGTCACTTACGACATTGACCGCTGCATTGGCTGCCGCTACTGCATGTATGCCTGTCCTTTTGAAGTGCCCAACTTTGAATGGGAGGCGCAGCTGCCGCTGATTGTCAAGTGTGATATGTGCGTGGCGCGTTTGGGCGAAGGTGAAGCCGAACCGGCCTGCGCCGCGACCTGCCCCACCGACGCCATCATGTTTGGCGAAAAGAGCAGTATGCTGGCCCAGGCCCATCAACGGATTGATCTGAACCCGGATAAATACGTAGACCATGTTTATGGCGAAACGGAAAACGGCGGTACGTCTACCTTTTACGTCTCGCCGGTTCCTTTTGAGGAGATGGGCTTTCCGACGGGCGGCTCTATATCGCCAGCCTATTCTAACCGGTTGGTGACGCATGGCACGCCGGCCGTCGCTGGCAGTGTCGCCATTGGTCTGAGCGGCATTTACCTGACAATTAAGCGCCACCATGCCGGCCCATTGGTGGCTGGCGCAGAGGGAGAGGGAGAAACGGCCGTTGCCCCCACCCCAGACGAGACCACAGAGGCATAA
- a CDS encoding molybdopterin-dependent oxidoreductase produces MTTTTLSRRDFLKVFGASVGALAIGQLLPIEVAEAAKAAGFLDIEGNGFIPTMCEMCVWRCGVRAKVKEGRVVKLEGNPVHPHSLGFLCARGQAGLMNTYDPDRVLKPLVRVGQRGEGKFREVSWETALDLVAQNMLEIKEKYGPEAMIFSSTHNLSQVQFENLLNVFGSPNYGTQRSLCFNAMIVANQMTYGMEEPDRSYGDLEYLILTGRNLMEAISTSETSILSHAIDRGLKVVSVDPRFTKTAAKSTEWCAIRPGTDLAFHLALLNVIISEDRYDHAFVANYTVGFAQLAEEIRPFTPEWAAPITDIQADVMRRIAREFSDAAPHAMAHNGWRTSNFVNSFQTQRAISCLNALVGNWGIHLKPSAGEGGGPLGAPPQPPYPRASAMRLDGVPWKYPLVPFKLGVFQELRDAILTETPYKAHGWFISRQNPVQSIPDRARTLEAMSKMDFIVVVDISLNDTAWFADVVLPEASYLERYDPLNIVGDRAFLRQPVIQPQGEAKSALWIYKQLGQRLGLGDFFQYEDEEDFLRQQLAPLGVTLQEVRETGYVNLPHAEGGEIEYAWNTPSGKVELFSETLNRAGFAAVPTWEEPPRPPTGKFYLLTGKVGRHTQFATQNNQLLHKYEDEPRLWMNPEAAKALGLADLDLVKVISDVGEVHIELQVTQAIRPDCVYMGPGFGKLSQGLTTAFGVGASSSALHVTFTDPVSGGQALTQTFVRVTAV; encoded by the coding sequence ATGACAACAACAACTCTTTCCCGCCGGGATTTCCTGAAAGTCTTTGGTGCGTCGGTGGGGGCGCTGGCGATTGGGCAGCTTCTGCCCATTGAAGTGGCCGAGGCGGCCAAAGCGGCCGGTTTCCTGGATATTGAAGGCAATGGCTTCATCCCGACCATGTGCGAAATGTGCGTCTGGCGCTGTGGCGTGCGCGCCAAAGTGAAAGAGGGGCGGGTGGTGAAGCTGGAAGGCAATCCGGTTCATCCGCATTCGCTTGGTTTTTTGTGCGCCCGCGGCCAGGCCGGCCTGATGAATACGTATGATCCAGACCGGGTGTTGAAGCCGCTGGTGCGAGTGGGACAGCGCGGCGAGGGCAAATTCCGCGAGGTCTCCTGGGAAACGGCGCTGGACCTGGTGGCCCAAAATATGCTGGAGATTAAAGAAAAGTATGGCCCGGAAGCGATGATTTTCTCGTCTACGCATAATCTTTCCCAGGTGCAGTTTGAGAATTTGTTGAATGTCTTTGGTTCGCCGAATTATGGCACGCAGCGCAGCCTCTGTTTTAACGCCATGATTGTCGCCAACCAGATGACCTATGGCATGGAAGAGCCAGACCGCAGCTATGGCGACCTGGAATATCTGATTTTAACCGGCCGTAACCTGATGGAAGCCATTTCTACGTCGGAGACGAGCATTCTTAGCCACGCGATTGACCGGGGGTTGAAGGTGGTGTCTGTGGACCCGCGCTTCACCAAAACGGCCGCTAAATCAACCGAGTGGTGCGCCATCCGTCCGGGTACAGACCTGGCTTTCCACCTGGCTTTGCTCAACGTGATCATCAGCGAAGACCGGTATGACCATGCGTTTGTGGCGAATTATACGGTGGGCTTTGCACAATTGGCGGAGGAGATACGGCCGTTTACCCCCGAATGGGCCGCGCCGATCACCGACATCCAGGCCGATGTCATGCGCCGCATTGCCCGCGAATTTAGCGACGCCGCGCCCCACGCTATGGCCCACAACGGTTGGCGCACCTCCAACTTTGTTAACTCCTTCCAGACCCAACGCGCCATTTCCTGCCTCAATGCCCTGGTCGGCAATTGGGGCATCCACCTGAAGCCGTCGGCCGGCGAAGGGGGCGGGCCATTGGGCGCGCCGCCGCAGCCGCCTTACCCCCGCGCCAGCGCCATGCGCCTGGACGGCGTGCCCTGGAAATACCCGCTCGTGCCTTTTAAACTGGGCGTTTTCCAGGAACTGCGCGACGCCATTCTGACCGAAACGCCCTACAAAGCGCACGGCTGGTTCATCTCGCGGCAAAACCCGGTGCAGTCCATTCCTGACCGCGCTCGCACCCTGGAAGCCATGAGCAAGATGGATTTTATCGTCGTCGTAGACATTTCCCTGAACGACACTGCCTGGTTTGCCGACGTGGTGCTGCCGGAAGCCTCTTACCTGGAGCGTTACGACCCGCTGAACATTGTGGGCGACCGCGCTTTTCTGCGTCAGCCGGTCATTCAACCGCAGGGCGAGGCCAAATCGGCGCTGTGGATTTATAAGCAGTTGGGGCAGCGGCTGGGCCTGGGCGATTTCTTCCAATATGAAGATGAAGAGGATTTCTTGCGCCAGCAGCTTGCGCCTCTGGGCGTGACGCTGCAAGAGGTACGCGAGACGGGTTATGTCAATTTGCCGCACGCGGAAGGCGGCGAGATCGAATACGCCTGGAATACGCCATCGGGCAAGGTGGAATTGTTCTCGGAGACGTTGAACCGGGCTGGCTTTGCCGCCGTGCCTACCTGGGAAGAGCCGCCACGGCCGCCGACAGGTAAGTTTTATCTGCTCACCGGCAAGGTGGGGCGGCACACGCAGTTTGCCACGCAAAACAACCAACTGCTGCATAAATATGAAGACGAGCCGCGCCTGTGGATGAATCCAGAGGCGGCCAAAGCGCTGGGGCTGGCCGATCTTGACCTGGTGAAGGTGATCAGCGATGTGGGCGAGGTCCATATTGAGCTGCAAGTGACGCAAGCCATTCGGCCGGATTGTGTGTATATGGGCCCGGGCTTTGGCAAGCTGTCTCAGGGATTGACGACAGCATTTGGCGTGGGGGCCAGTTCTTCGGCGCTGCATGTGACGTTTACCGACCCGGTGAGCGGTGGGCAGGCGTTGACGCAGACGTTTGTGCGGGTAACGGCCGTCTAA
- a CDS encoding YeeE/YedE family protein, producing MTNYILALILGLFFGLSLQKAGLTKYHKIVNVFRFTDMAVLKFMMTALIVSMTGLYILKWMGVITFPGVPATYIAGNVIGGLIFGVGMAFSGYCPGTCVAGAGEGKLDYLVPGLLGFTTGAAIYGLIYPQVFPKISAIANFGSAIMPELWNVSAALVIAFFTLFSLLLFYLIDRNQMQRQDKLAINNERLTVNG from the coding sequence ATGACCAACTACATTCTGGCTCTTATTTTAGGCCTCTTTTTTGGCCTGTCGCTGCAAAAAGCAGGGCTGACCAAATACCACAAAATCGTCAACGTGTTTCGCTTCACCGATATGGCTGTCCTCAAGTTTATGATGACCGCCCTCATCGTCTCCATGACCGGGCTGTACATCCTCAAATGGATGGGCGTCATCACTTTTCCTGGCGTCCCGGCTACGTATATTGCCGGGAACGTCATCGGTGGGCTGATTTTTGGCGTGGGCATGGCGTTTAGTGGCTACTGTCCGGGCACGTGTGTCGCTGGCGCCGGTGAAGGTAAGTTGGATTATCTGGTTCCTGGCCTATTGGGTTTTACCACCGGCGCAGCTATTTATGGCCTGATCTACCCGCAGGTTTTCCCCAAGATTTCGGCTATTGCTAATTTTGGTTCGGCCATCATGCCCGAACTCTGGAACGTGAGCGCGGCCCTGGTTATTGCCTTCTTCACCTTGTTTAGCCTCTTGCTGTTCTACCTGATTGACCGCAACCAGATGCAGCGGCAAGACAAACTAGCAATTAACAATGAACGGTTAACAGTTAACGGTTAA